The following proteins are co-located in the Deinococcus aerophilus genome:
- a CDS encoding SLC13 family permease has product MHETGGEPLNLLTSLGLNLSPGTLTALAIVLFVATYAMILLEKYVHRTVAALLGACAVMVVGILTPSQAWASIDFNTIFLLFGMMNIVNVLSRSGFFDLVARRAMIITRGEPARVLWTFSILTAVFSAFLDNVTTVLFMAPVVVTVVTRLGLRPMPYLIAVILASNTGGTATLVGDPPNIIIGSVAGKGFGDFLVNVAPFATVATFIGIALMHLLMRARGDLAANGSGERLRQVLTDNTPIKTNPRLMKQALGVFAVTLLLFMIGHPLGLEAGLVALTTSTFLMLIADLTPVELFEQVEWTTLLFFMGLFIVVGGLEHVGVFQTVAAGLTDAIGGNIGAGILAVGFSSAIISGFVDNIPFTISMASVLRELQTTLGPAMDPLWWALSLGACLGGNLTLIGASANIVVSDIAAREGHPMGFGQFMKYGTPVALVTVTVALGLYYLAFMLGQ; this is encoded by the coding sequence ATGCATGAGACCGGCGGTGAACCCCTCAACCTGCTGACCAGCCTGGGCCTGAACCTCAGCCCCGGCACCCTGACCGCGCTCGCCATCGTGCTGTTCGTGGCGACCTACGCCATGATCCTGCTGGAAAAGTACGTTCACCGCACGGTGGCCGCGCTGCTGGGGGCCTGCGCCGTGATGGTGGTGGGCATCCTGACGCCCAGCCAGGCGTGGGCAAGCATCGACTTCAACACCATCTTCTTGCTGTTCGGCATGATGAACATCGTCAATGTGCTGAGCCGCAGCGGTTTTTTTGATCTGGTCGCGCGCCGCGCCATGATCATCACCCGCGGCGAACCGGCGCGGGTGCTGTGGACCTTCTCGATCCTGACCGCCGTGTTCAGCGCCTTTCTGGACAACGTGACCACCGTGCTGTTCATGGCCCCGGTGGTGGTGACGGTGGTCACCCGGCTGGGCCTGCGGCCCATGCCCTACCTGATCGCCGTGATCCTGGCGAGCAACACCGGCGGCACCGCCACGCTGGTGGGCGATCCCCCCAACATCATCATCGGATCGGTGGCGGGCAAGGGCTTCGGGGACTTTCTGGTGAACGTGGCCCCCTTCGCCACCGTCGCCACCTTTATCGGCATCGCGCTGATGCACCTGCTGATGCGCGCCCGCGGCGACCTCGCGGCCAACGGCTCGGGCGAGCGGCTGCGTCAGGTCCTCACCGACAACACGCCCATCAAGACCAATCCCCGGTTGATGAAACAGGCGCTGGGCGTCTTTGCGGTCACGCTGCTGCTGTTCATGATCGGTCACCCCCTCGGCCTGGAAGCGGGTCTGGTCGCCCTGACCACCTCCACCTTCCTGATGCTGATCGCCGACCTGACCCCGGTGGAACTGTTCGAGCAGGTGGAGTGGACCACGCTGCTGTTCTTCATGGGTCTGTTCATCGTGGTGGGCGGCCTGGAACACGTGGGCGTCTTCCAGACGGTGGCCGCGGGCCTGACCGACGCCATCGGCGGCAACATCGGAGCCGGCATCCTGGCAGTGGGCTTTTCCAGCGCGATCATCAGCGGCTTTGTGGACAACATTCCCTTCACCATCTCCATGGCGAGCGTGCTGCGCGAGTTGCAGACCACCCTGGGGCCGGCCATGGACCCGCTGTGGTGGGCGCTGTCGCTGGGCGCATGCCTGGGCGGCAACCTGACCCTGATCGGCGCGTCGGCCAACATCGTGGTCTCGGACATCGCCGCGCGTGAGGGCCACCCGATGGGCTTCGGGCAGTTCATGAAATACGGCACGCCGGTGGCGCTCGTAACGGTCACGGTGGCGCTGGGGCTGTACTACCTGGCCTTCATGCTGGGGCAGTAG
- a CDS encoding SulP family inorganic anion transporter — MTFIPASPASPPPASRPSALQTYLREWFHNPRGDILAGIVVALALIPEAIAFSIIAGVDPKVGLYASFIIAMVIAFIGGRPAMISAATGAMALLMVGLVKNHGLEYLFAATILTGGLQIVFGWARLARYLKFVPRPVMVGFVNALAILIFSAQLPQFVGAGWQMYAMVAAGLAIIYLLPRVFRAVPSALVAIVALTAVAVWTGADVKTVGDMGALPATLPPLHFPQVPLTLETLQIIFPVALTLCLVGLLESLLTAQLVDERTDTTSNKNTESRGQGVANIITGFFGGMAGCAMIGQSMINVSNGGRGRLSTFVAGAFLLLLILVLQPLLVQIPMAALVAVMIVVSVSTFDWSSVRTLTVFPKGEGIVMIATVLTTVVTHDLSKGVLIGVILSALFFARQVSKLSSVTASDHPDGRTYRVEGQLFFVSTHDFVHQFDFAHPARRVVIDLSGAHLWDGSAVAALDKVVLKYQALGVEPEITGLNEASAHLLDRLGTYDKPGKAPGAGGH; from the coding sequence ATGACGTTTATCCCCGCTTCTCCCGCATCGCCCCCGCCCGCTTCCCGGCCCTCGGCCCTGCAGACCTACCTGCGCGAGTGGTTTCACAATCCGCGCGGCGACATCCTGGCGGGCATCGTGGTCGCCCTGGCCCTGATTCCCGAGGCCATCGCCTTTTCCATCATCGCCGGGGTGGACCCCAAGGTGGGGCTGTACGCGTCGTTCATCATCGCGATGGTGATCGCCTTTATCGGCGGCCGGCCCGCCATGATCAGCGCGGCCACCGGAGCGATGGCCCTGCTGATGGTGGGCCTGGTCAAGAACCACGGCCTGGAGTACCTGTTCGCCGCGACCATCCTGACCGGGGGGCTGCAGATCGTGTTCGGCTGGGCGCGGCTGGCCCGTTACCTGAAGTTCGTGCCGCGTCCGGTGATGGTGGGCTTCGTCAATGCGCTGGCGATTCTGATCTTCTCGGCGCAGTTGCCGCAGTTCGTGGGCGCCGGCTGGCAGATGTACGCGATGGTCGCCGCCGGGCTGGCGATCATCTACCTGCTGCCGCGCGTGTTCCGGGCCGTGCCCAGCGCCCTCGTCGCCATCGTGGCGCTCACGGCCGTGGCGGTGTGGACTGGGGCGGACGTCAAGACCGTGGGCGACATGGGCGCGCTGCCCGCCACGCTGCCCCCGCTGCACTTTCCCCAGGTGCCGCTGACCCTGGAAACGCTGCAGATCATCTTTCCGGTGGCGCTGACGCTGTGTCTGGTGGGCCTGCTCGAGAGCCTGCTCACCGCCCAGCTGGTCGACGAGCGCACCGACACCACGAGCAACAAGAACACCGAGTCGCGCGGACAGGGCGTGGCGAACATCATCACCGGCTTTTTCGGGGGAATGGCGGGCTGCGCCATGATCGGCCAGAGCATGATCAACGTGTCCAACGGGGGGCGCGGGCGGCTGTCCACCTTCGTGGCCGGGGCGTTTTTGCTGCTGCTGATCCTGGTGCTGCAGCCGCTGCTCGTGCAGATTCCGATGGCGGCGCTGGTCGCGGTGATGATCGTGGTGAGTGTCAGCACCTTCGACTGGAGCAGCGTCCGTACGCTGACGGTGTTTCCGAAGGGCGAGGGCATCGTGATGATCGCCACCGTGCTGACTACCGTCGTCACGCACGACCTCTCCAAGGGCGTGCTGATCGGCGTGATCCTCAGCGCGCTGTTCTTCGCGCGTCAGGTCTCCAAGCTGTCGTCGGTCACCGCCAGTGACCACCCGGACGGCCGCACCTACCGGGTGGAGGGCCAGCTGTTCTTCGTGAGCACCCACGACTTCGTGCACCAGTTCGACTTTGCCCATCCGGCCCGGCGGGTCGTCATCGACCTCAGCGGCGCCCACCTGTGGGACGGCTCCGCCGTCGCCGCGCTCGACAAGGTCGTGCTGAAATACCAGGCGCTGGGGGTGGAGCCCGAGATTACCGGCCTGAACGAGGCCTCGGCCCACCTGCTCGACCGCCTGGGCACCTACGACAAACCGGGCAAGGCCCCCGGGGCCGGCGGACACTGA
- a CDS encoding cation:proton antiporter: MLHLEEAVVALPVMVALGLAAQVLAARLRVPAILPLLLVGFLVGPVLHWISPGTALRPQGLSVLTSLAVGVILFEGGLTLKFADIRGLGRAVRRLVGVGAGITWGLSALAAHLIVGLPWGVAALFGALVIVTGPTVIAPLLRNIRPNAKVAGVLRWEGILIDPVGALAAAIAFEWVRTSGREEALSATLVHLGSFVGVGLAVGVVMGGALAVVLRREWLPEHLVNPSVLAWVLLALGISDSFAPESGLLSTTLMGLIVANARVPQAEGVLHFKEELVVVLLSTIFVALAANVPAEALGAVFTPGPLLLLLAMVLVVRPASVLLSTLGTSLNLRERLFISYVGPRGIVAAAISALFAERLTALGVPGAETLLTLVFAVIVGTVILASLTARPVARALNVLEAEPFGYLIVGAHPLGRELAAALKAENVEVLLADTNRNNIAQARLEGLRSHYGTLLGEAADRLSLEGLGHLLALTPNDEANALSAAKYRREFGKANVFQLQPRGADQRTRLQEAERATSAFLHAPTFDELQERHQAGERVRRTGLTEEYTLEDFRRDQPGATLLLAGRGGQFSVLTGTEVELPPETTVISLGPPDEGDAAKRADPPRNPGALEGKLPG, encoded by the coding sequence ATGCTGCACCTTGAAGAAGCCGTGGTGGCGCTGCCGGTGATGGTGGCGCTGGGCCTGGCGGCCCAGGTTCTCGCCGCGCGGCTGCGGGTGCCCGCCATTCTGCCGCTGCTGCTCGTGGGCTTTCTGGTGGGCCCGGTGCTGCACTGGATCTCGCCGGGCACGGCGCTGCGCCCCCAGGGCCTGTCGGTGCTGACCTCGCTGGCGGTGGGCGTGATTCTCTTCGAGGGCGGCCTGACCCTGAAGTTCGCCGACATCCGGGGGCTGGGGCGGGCGGTGCGGCGGCTTGTCGGCGTGGGGGCGGGAATCACCTGGGGCCTCTCGGCGCTGGCCGCGCACCTGATCGTGGGTCTGCCGTGGGGCGTGGCGGCCCTGTTCGGGGCGCTGGTGATCGTCACCGGCCCGACCGTGATCGCGCCGCTGCTGCGCAACATCCGCCCCAACGCCAAGGTCGCCGGGGTGCTGCGCTGGGAGGGCATCCTGATTGATCCGGTGGGGGCCCTGGCCGCCGCCATCGCCTTTGAGTGGGTGCGCACTTCGGGAAGGGAAGAGGCCCTGAGCGCCACGCTGGTTCACCTGGGGTCCTTTGTGGGCGTGGGGCTGGCCGTGGGGGTGGTGATGGGCGGAGCGCTGGCGGTGGTCCTGAGACGCGAGTGGTTGCCCGAGCATCTGGTGAACCCCAGTGTGCTTGCCTGGGTTCTGCTGGCGCTGGGGATCAGCGATTCGTTTGCGCCCGAGAGCGGCCTGCTCTCGACCACCCTGATGGGCCTGATCGTCGCCAACGCGCGGGTGCCGCAGGCCGAGGGCGTGCTGCACTTCAAAGAGGAGCTGGTGGTGGTGCTGCTGTCCACCATCTTCGTGGCGCTGGCGGCCAACGTGCCGGCCGAGGCGCTGGGCGCGGTGTTCACGCCAGGACCCCTGCTGCTGCTGCTCGCCATGGTGCTGGTCGTCCGGCCCGCCAGCGTTCTGCTCAGCACCCTGGGGACCAGCCTGAACCTGCGCGAGCGGCTGTTCATCAGCTACGTGGGACCGCGCGGCATCGTGGCGGCGGCCATCAGCGCGCTGTTTGCCGAGCGGCTGACCGCCCTGGGCGTGCCGGGGGCCGAAACGCTGCTCACGCTGGTGTTCGCGGTCATTGTGGGCACGGTGATCCTGGCGAGTCTGACCGCCCGCCCGGTGGCCCGCGCGCTGAACGTGCTGGAGGCCGAGCCCTTCGGTTACCTGATCGTGGGCGCCCACCCGCTGGGCCGCGAGCTGGCCGCCGCCCTGAAGGCCGAGAATGTAGAAGTGTTGCTTGCAGACACCAACCGCAACAACATCGCTCAGGCGCGGCTGGAGGGGCTGCGCAGCCATTACGGCACGCTGCTGGGCGAGGCGGCCGACCGGCTGTCCCTCGAAGGGCTGGGCCACCTGCTGGCCCTGACGCCCAACGACGAGGCCAACGCCCTGAGCGCGGCCAAGTACCGGCGCGAGTTCGGCAAGGCGAACGTGTTTCAGCTGCAGCCGCGCGGCGCCGACCAGCGCACCCGCCTGCAGGAGGCGGAGCGGGCCACGTCCGCCTTCCTGCACGCCCCCACCTTCGATGAACTGCAGGAGCGCCATCAGGCCGGCGAACGCGTGCGCCGCACCGGACTGACCGAGGAATACACCCTGGAGGACTTCCGGCGCGACCAGCCCGGCGCCACGCTGCTGCTCGCGGGCCGCGGGGGCCAGTTCTCGGTGCTCACCGGCACGGAGGTGGAGTTGCCGCCCGAGACCACCGTGATCTCGCTCGGTCCACCGGACGAGGGAGACGCCGCGAAACGCGCGGACCCGCCGCGCAACCCCGGTGCACTGGAAGGCAAGCTGCCCGGCTGA
- a CDS encoding DUF421 domain-containing protein, giving the protein MELLWSVLSELLTPQNGWSVRLVIRIVLSTLLLFGYIVVLARTFGSRTFATFTSYDFLTNVAAGSLVASAILGRSVVESSLSLLVLVGAQSLVSGASARSRRAQQVFDNGPVVLVERGQMRREAMRRSRVSEAILHEELRQAGVNSLEQVAFAVLESGGRISILQSSGDGAVVGQNVLPMAKRP; this is encoded by the coding sequence ATGGAATTGCTGTGGTCGGTCCTGAGCGAACTGCTCACGCCCCAGAACGGATGGTCGGTGCGGCTGGTGATTCGTATCGTTCTCAGCACGCTGCTGCTGTTCGGGTACATCGTGGTGCTCGCGCGCACCTTCGGCTCCCGGACCTTCGCCACCTTCACCTCCTACGACTTCCTGACCAATGTGGCCGCCGGATCGCTGGTCGCGAGCGCCATCCTGGGCCGCAGCGTGGTGGAAAGCAGCCTGAGCCTGCTTGTGCTGGTGGGAGCGCAGTCGCTCGTCTCGGGAGCCAGTGCGCGTTCGCGGCGGGCCCAGCAGGTCTTTGACAACGGCCCGGTGGTGCTCGTCGAGCGCGGGCAGATGCGCCGCGAGGCGATGCGCCGCTCGCGCGTCTCGGAGGCCATCTTGCACGAGGAACTGCGTCAGGCGGGTGTGAACAGCCTGGAGCAGGTCGCCTTCGCGGTGCTGGAATCCGGCGGGCGCATCAGCATCCTGCAGTCGTCGGGGGACGGCGCAGTGGTCGGCCAGAACGTGCTGCCAATGGCCAAGAGGCCATGA
- a CDS encoding mechanosensitive ion channel family protein — MNLELSAMWARLQNMLQGFIVAIPNVLIGLLIFLIFMVIARLARNAVISVAQRAGQPRGIALVFSRIASWVVLGVGVLVALTVIFPTLTAASLFGALGVSGVAIGFAFKDIFQNLLAGLLILITRPFRIGDQIVSGNHEGVVEDIQVRATLLRTYDNRQVVIPNSELYTNRVTVNTAYDHRRLAVTVGIGYGDDIAAARALILKTLQEIDGLLADPAPTVLVRELGDFSVNLEVRFWINPPVRREAVEAQDLVLEAIKGALPAAGFDLPFPTQQVLFHDQTEITDGDRERQREGWPARGDNPPSRQAAQRETRDSGPSGGGGPTPAQRP; from the coding sequence ATGAATCTTGAACTCAGTGCCATGTGGGCCCGGCTGCAGAACATGTTGCAGGGCTTTATCGTGGCCATTCCCAATGTGCTGATCGGGCTGCTGATCTTCCTGATCTTCATGGTGATCGCCCGGCTGGCCCGCAACGCCGTGATCAGTGTGGCGCAGCGCGCCGGCCAGCCCCGGGGCATCGCGCTCGTCTTCTCGCGCATCGCGTCGTGGGTGGTGCTCGGCGTGGGTGTGCTCGTGGCCCTGACCGTGATCTTCCCGACCCTGACGGCCGCCTCGCTGTTCGGCGCGCTGGGGGTCAGCGGGGTCGCCATCGGTTTTGCCTTCAAGGACATCTTCCAGAACCTGCTCGCGGGCCTGCTGATCCTGATCACCCGGCCCTTTCGCATCGGTGACCAGATCGTCTCGGGCAACCACGAGGGCGTGGTCGAGGACATCCAGGTGCGCGCCACGTTGCTGCGCACCTACGACAACCGCCAGGTGGTGATTCCCAACTCCGAGCTGTACACCAACCGCGTGACCGTCAATACTGCCTACGACCACCGCCGTCTGGCCGTCACCGTGGGCATCGGCTACGGCGACGACATCGCGGCGGCCCGGGCGCTGATCCTGAAGACCCTGCAGGAGATAGACGGCCTGCTGGCCGATCCGGCCCCCACGGTGCTGGTGCGCGAACTCGGCGACTTCTCGGTGAACCTGGAGGTGCGCTTCTGGATCAATCCGCCGGTGCGCCGCGAGGCGGTCGAGGCCCAGGACCTGGTGCTGGAGGCCATCAAGGGCGCGCTGCCCGCGGCCGGCTTCGACCTGCCCTTTCCGACCCAGCAGGTGCTGTTTCACGACCAGACCGAGATCACCGATGGCGACCGTGAGCGCCAGCGCGAGGGCTGGCCGGCCCGCGGGGACAATCCACCGTCGCGTCAGGCGGCGCAGCGGGAGACGCGGGACTCCGGGCCGTCCGGGGGCGGTGGACCCACCCCGGCCCAGCGGCCATGA
- a CDS encoding DUF2254 domain-containing protein encodes MKNIKRLALRSRMITREFWFVPAVMTVLALILAETGINMEEKYGVPESLNFVYGGGETGSRSLLSAIAGSSIGVAGTVFSITIAALSYAAGSMGPRLLENFTSDRGNQFTLGTFISTFAFSLYTLRAVTGSNDQPFVPHYNVTFALALGVACVGMLVYYLAHITRSINMTQIANLLRNDMRSALMHATLEDDPDHDGATAPPQEFWLGGETLHAPSSGYLQLMDTELLLKLACDAQVALLLHVRPGDYVFPNSVIAVGVPRLPENVMDALTLGDRRTVGQDLEYSVRQLAEVAARALSPGVNDPVTAIDIIDRFGDALCSLQDRRWPDGVYYHDHQLRLVVPVTDFDGLTDSMFHMIRQYGKSSPSVMLRMLEVLGTTASCLTDAERRGVIRRHAGLVREDALRGIENSGDRADIEDRYRDVLNTLANGPVAEVRRAARHAVRQAQGDRAD; translated from the coding sequence ATGAAGAACATCAAACGCCTGGCGCTGCGCTCACGCATGATCACCCGCGAGTTCTGGTTCGTCCCCGCGGTGATGACGGTGCTGGCGCTGATCCTGGCCGAGACGGGCATCAACATGGAGGAGAAGTACGGCGTGCCCGAGAGCCTGAACTTCGTGTACGGCGGCGGCGAGACCGGATCACGCAGCCTGCTGTCGGCCATCGCGGGCAGTTCCATCGGCGTGGCGGGCACGGTCTTTTCCATCACCATCGCGGCGCTGTCGTACGCCGCGGGGTCCATGGGGCCCCGACTGCTGGAGAACTTCACCAGCGACCGCGGCAACCAGTTCACCCTGGGCACCTTCATCTCCACCTTCGCCTTCTCGCTCTACACCCTGCGGGCGGTGACCGGCAGCAACGACCAGCCCTTCGTGCCGCATTACAACGTGACCTTCGCGCTGGCGCTGGGGGTGGCCTGCGTGGGCATGCTCGTGTACTACCTCGCGCACATCACCCGTTCGATCAACATGACCCAGATTGCCAACCTGCTGCGCAACGACATGCGCTCGGCCCTGATGCACGCGACCTTGGAAGACGACCCCGACCACGACGGAGCGACGGCCCCACCGCAGGAGTTCTGGCTGGGCGGCGAGACGCTGCATGCGCCGAGCAGCGGCTACCTGCAGCTGATGGACACCGAGCTGCTGCTCAAGCTGGCCTGTGACGCGCAGGTGGCGCTGCTGCTGCATGTGCGCCCCGGCGACTACGTGTTTCCCAATTCGGTGATTGCGGTGGGCGTGCCGCGGCTGCCCGAGAACGTGATGGACGCCCTGACGCTGGGCGACCGCCGCACCGTGGGTCAGGACCTGGAATACAGCGTGCGTCAGCTGGCCGAGGTCGCGGCCCGCGCCCTGAGCCCCGGCGTGAACGATCCGGTGACGGCCATCGACATCATCGACCGCTTCGGCGACGCGCTGTGCAGCCTGCAGGACCGCCGCTGGCCCGACGGGGTGTATTACCACGACCACCAGCTGCGTCTGGTCGTGCCGGTCACCGATTTTGACGGCCTGACCGACAGCATGTTCCACATGATCCGCCAGTACGGCAAGAGCAGCCCCAGCGTGATGCTGCGCATGCTGGAGGTGCTGGGCACCACCGCCTCCTGCCTGACCGACGCCGAGCGGCGCGGCGTGATCCGCCGCCACGCGGGGCTGGTGCGCGAGGACGCCCTGCGGGGCATCGAGAACTCCGGCGACCGCGCCGACATCGAGGACCGGTACCGCGACGTGCTCAACACCCTGGCCAACGGGCCGGTGGCCGAGGTGAGGCGAGCGGCCCGCCACGCCGTGCGCCAGGCCCAGGGCGACCGGGCCGACTGA
- a CDS encoding NADP-dependent oxidoreductase, whose amino-acid sequence MTTTDRTISREIQLAARPQGAPKDSDFALIERELGQPGSGEVLVRNLYLTVDPYMRGRMNDVKSYTPPFALNETMTGGAVGEVVASGVDTLKPGDLVLHDQGWRTHAVLKATSARKVDARPGVSPSAYLGILGMPGQTAYAGLLEVAAMKPGDVVFVSGAAGAVGSAVGQIARLKGAGRVIGSAGSADKVAHLTGKLGFDAAFNYKDGPVMAQLREAAPDGIDVYFDNVGGDHLEAALAAFKVFGRAALCGAISQYNATSAPSAPRNLALAIGKQLTLKGFIVGTYNSVFPQFVQEVGGWLASGELHYDETVVEGIENMPRAFMGMLSGENTGKMVVKL is encoded by the coding sequence ATGACGACCACTGACCGGACCATCTCCCGTGAAATCCAGCTGGCGGCCCGCCCCCAGGGAGCGCCCAAGGACAGCGATTTTGCCCTGATCGAGCGCGAGCTGGGCCAGCCCGGATCAGGCGAGGTGCTCGTGCGCAACCTGTACCTGACGGTTGATCCCTACATGCGCGGGCGCATGAACGACGTCAAATCCTACACGCCGCCCTTCGCGCTGAACGAGACCATGACCGGCGGAGCGGTGGGGGAGGTCGTGGCTTCCGGTGTGGACACGTTGAAGCCCGGCGACCTGGTGCTGCATGACCAGGGCTGGCGGACCCACGCTGTGCTGAAGGCCACATCGGCCCGCAAGGTCGATGCCCGGCCCGGCGTGTCGCCCAGCGCCTATCTGGGCATCCTGGGCATGCCCGGCCAGACCGCCTACGCGGGGCTGCTGGAGGTCGCGGCCATGAAGCCCGGCGACGTGGTGTTCGTGTCGGGCGCGGCGGGGGCGGTGGGCAGCGCGGTGGGCCAGATCGCCCGCCTGAAGGGAGCCGGGCGCGTGATCGGCAGCGCGGGATCGGCCGACAAGGTGGCGCACCTGACCGGGAAGCTGGGCTTTGACGCCGCCTTCAACTACAAGGACGGCCCGGTCATGGCGCAGCTGCGCGAGGCCGCGCCCGACGGCATCGACGTGTATTTCGACAACGTGGGCGGCGACCACCTGGAAGCGGCGCTGGCCGCCTTTAAGGTGTTTGGCCGGGCCGCGCTGTGCGGAGCGATCAGCCAGTACAACGCCACCTCCGCGCCCAGCGCGCCGCGCAACCTGGCCCTCGCCATCGGCAAGCAGCTGACCCTCAAGGGCTTTATCGTGGGCACCTACAACAGCGTGTTTCCGCAGTTCGTGCAGGAGGTGGGCGGCTGGCTCGCCTCGGGCGAGCTGCACTACGACGAGACGGTGGTGGAGGGCATCGAGAACATGCCCCGG